The following nucleotide sequence is from Bacteroidota bacterium.
AGCCTGGAGGTGAGCTTCGACGGGCCGGATGAAGAGCAGATGGCCGAAGCCGTCTGCGACTATTTCGATCGCGGGTTCGAAGAGATGTAGCCGCCACACCCGGCGAATCCTGCACTCGCTCGTTTTCCATCGTAGAGTATCGTCACTATGAAGAATTCTTTCCTGCGTACGGCTGCGGCCGTACTCTTCGTCGCACTGGCATCGTCGCTTACCCATGCGCAATGGACTCAACTCGACGGCCCCCATTCCGGCCCTGCCGGATTCGTCTATCAATATAACGGCAATCTCTACGCATCGCTGACGAGCTTCACGAACGCGAAGATCTATCGCTCGGCTGATGCCGGGCAAAACTGGATGTATTTCAACGGCAGTGTTCCGTCGATCGGCATCTCGTCGGCAGCGGGCACGTCGTCTGCGTTGTATATCATATCGCCGGCTCGCGATCTCTACATCTCTGCAGAGGGAACGGGTGCATGGAAAGTGGTCGACAGCGGGTTTATCAATCGCAACATCATTACGCGGCTTGTGACCTCGAACGATAGCGTATTCGCGATCGGAAGCAACCTGAGTTGTTACATCATCGATACGGCAGTGGCCCGATGGTCGCCTCGCGATACCGGGGTCAGCGGCGTTCAGCAGGTGACGGCTGCCGTTGCCCGCAACGGAATGATCGTCGTTGCAACGAGCGGGAAAGGCATCATGCGCTGTGGTGACGGCGGATTCAACTGGGCGCAGTCCAATACCGGTTTGCCGAGAGCGACCGGCGGCGGACTCGTGGTGCATGGGAATACGCTGATCTACGGCATGAACACCAATCAGGCGGTCGATAGTCTCTTCGCGAGCACCGATAACGGCGCGACATGGTCGTTCCTCTCGACGGCACCGACCCACGTGTCGGCGCAGATCGCCAGCGACGGCAGCCACTTATATGTGTTCGCTCCCTATGTCGGTTTATGGCGTTCCGACGACGACGGCAAAACATGGAAGACGATTGGTGCCGACTTGACGACACTCGGCATTCAGGGCATCAGCGCAACCGGCAATCTGCTTGCGCTTGGGACGAGCGCCGGGCCGTTTGTATCGAACGATCTGGGAGAGCATTTCACGTTTGCGGCTGTCAAGCAACCCGGTTGGTTCGCGACGACACAATCGATGGTTGTTGCACCGGGTGCGGTGATTGCTGGCACGCAATCCTCGGGCGCGTATCGCTCGTTCGATCGAGGCGCGACCTGGTCGCCCGCGGATATTGGGTTCGGCAGTACGTCAGTGAATGCACTCACGGTATTCGGTGGGGCGATCTATTGTGGTGCAGGTAACGTCTATAAAACGACCGATAACGGAGGAAGCTGGAAGCGTACCGATACACTGCGAACCGGGATGCCGCGTGCGGTCACTGCCATCGCAGGCGAGGGCTCGACACTGTTCGTCGCATCGACGAACCAAGGCGTATTCCATTCAACCGATAACGGGTTCTCATGGTCCGCCGATACGGTGGGGATCTCACGAAAGTCATTCACATCGCTGAATGTCGTCGGCGATTCGATCTTTGCCGGTACGACAACCGGCGTATTCCGCAGCACCGATCGGGGTGCATCGTGGTCGGCAAGTAACAGCGGGATGACGGATACGAATATCCTCTCAATGGTGAGCACCCATGGAATACACATCGTAAGTACGGCGTCGGGAATTTTTACATCGAGCGATGGCGGTGCTACCTGGTCACCGACGCTGATGTTCACGTCGATCCGCTCGCTTGCAGTCGTCGGCGACACAGTGTACGCCGGCGGCGACGGCATGTACCTCTCGACCGACCGAGGGTTCACATGGGACATTGACGGAAACGATATGACATCGGTCACTGTCAGTTCGCTTGCAACCGACGGGGATTATCTCTACGCCGGAACGACAACTACCGGTGTCTGGCGCCGTCCGGTTTCGGCAAGCGCCGGTACATCGGCAGGCGAAGCAGGTTCCTCAGCGAATCAAGTCAGCATCTATCCGAACCCATTCCG
It contains:
- a CDS encoding T9SS type A sorting domain-containing protein; the protein is MKNSFLRTAAAVLFVALASSLTHAQWTQLDGPHSGPAGFVYQYNGNLYASLTSFTNAKIYRSADAGQNWMYFNGSVPSIGISSAAGTSSALYIISPARDLYISAEGTGAWKVVDSGFINRNIITRLVTSNDSVFAIGSNLSCYIIDTAVARWSPRDTGVSGVQQVTAAVARNGMIVVATSGKGIMRCGDGGFNWAQSNTGLPRATGGGLVVHGNTLIYGMNTNQAVDSLFASTDNGATWSFLSTAPTHVSAQIASDGSHLYVFAPYVGLWRSDDDGKTWKTIGADLTTLGIQGISATGNLLALGTSAGPFVSNDLGEHFTFAAVKQPGWFATTQSMVVAPGAVIAGTQSSGAYRSFDRGATWSPADIGFGSTSVNALTVFGGAIYCGAGNVYKTTDNGGSWKRTDTLRTGMPRAVTAIAGEGSTLFVASTNQGVFHSTDNGFSWSADTVGISRKSFTSLNVVGDSIFAGTTTGVFRSTDRGASWSASNSGMTDTNILSMVSTHGIHIVSTASGIFTSSDGGATWSPTLMFTSIRSLAVVGDTVYAGGDGMYLSTDRGFTWDIDGNDMTSVTVSSLATDGDYLYAGTTTTGVWRRPVSASAGTSAGEAGSSANQVSIYPNPFRGTVNATVTVETDCDARVRMFDILGHVVFDAGILPLTTGSNRVALQPEHIGAGLFFVRFDFPDGRNSIVSVRRQ